The genomic region TTGACCCTGCGTGGGTCCGGCACCACCTGAAGGACGGTTCAGCGGGATAGTCCCCGCGCTCAAACCCGCGTTTTCAGGCGTTTTTGGCAGATCTGGCTTGACTCACTGCGACGACCCGTGTTATTTGACGCGTTGCGGGCTCGACGCAATTCCCCATTCTCTTCCCCGCGCGAGGGTGACCATGGCGCAAACCGTTGGAATGATTGGGCTTGGAATCATGGGCCGCCCCATGGCCAAGAACCTCCTCAAGGCCGGCTACCCACTGGTTGTCCACAGCCGGAGCCAGGGACCCGTGCAGGAGCTGGTCGACGCCGGGGCCAAGGCGGCCGCTTCTCCCAAGGACGTAGCGGGGCAGGTGGATGTGCTCATCACCATGCTGCCCAACTCTCCCGACGTGGAGCTGGTGGCGCTGGGCCGGGACGGAATAGTCGAGGGCGCCAGGAAGGGCCTGCTCTACCTCGACATGTCCACGATCTCTCCCCTCGTGTCGCAGAAGGTCGGGCATACCCTCGGCGCCAAGGGGGTGAGGATGCTCGACGCGCCGGTGTCGGGCGGCGAGAAGGGCGCCATCGACGCCGCGCTCAGCATCATGGTGGGAGGCGAGAAGGACGACTTCGACGCGGCGCTGCCCGTCTTCCAGGCGCTCGGCAAGACGATCACGCTCCTGGGGCCGCTGGGCGCGGGCGGCTTCACCAAGCTCGCCAACCAGATCATCGTCGCGGTCAACCTGACGGCGCTCGGCGAGGCCCTGACGCTCGCAAAGAAGGCCGGCCTCGATCGCGCGCTCACGCTCAAGGCGCTCGGCGGCGGGCTCGCTGGCTCCAAGTGCCTCGACCAGAAGAGCCCGAACTACGTTTCTGGC from Candidatus Methylomirabilota bacterium harbors:
- a CDS encoding 2-hydroxy-3-oxopropionate reductase; the encoded protein is MAQTVGMIGLGIMGRPMAKNLLKAGYPLVVHSRSQGPVQELVDAGAKAAASPKDVAGQVDVLITMLPNSPDVELVALGRDGIVEGARKGLLYLDMSTISPLVSQKVGHTLGAKGVRMLDAPVSGGEKGAIDAALSIMVGGEKDDFDAALPVFQALGKTITLLGPLGAGGFTKLANQIIVAVNLTALGEALTLAKKAGLDRALTLKALGGGLAGSKCLDQKSPNYVSGTYNPGFKIDLHFKDLGLIMESSRALGVPLPCTAVVQELFNAMRVKGKGGLDHSGVITLLEELAGLPTRS